A single genomic interval of Chryseobacterium paludis harbors:
- a CDS encoding MarR family winged helix-turn-helix transcriptional regulator, which translates to MEITEEVVKLRKLSQQFAYTSIQMHESIGRKIGLTGTDHKYLGFLLQKGAMTAGELAVITGLTTGAVTGLIDRFEAKKLVSRQADKNDRRKINIVPDIARITQLITPYYRDFQNNTDQLFASFSSEELKTLEKYFQNAMEIMNNKIETINQ; encoded by the coding sequence ATGGAAATCACAGAAGAAGTCGTTAAACTGAGAAAATTAAGCCAACAGTTTGCTTATACTTCCATTCAAATGCACGAAAGCATTGGAAGGAAAATAGGACTTACGGGTACTGATCATAAATACTTAGGATTTTTACTACAAAAAGGAGCAATGACGGCTGGTGAACTCGCTGTCATCACAGGATTAACAACCGGGGCGGTAACAGGATTGATCGACAGATTTGAAGCAAAGAAACTGGTTAGCCGACAGGCTGATAAGAATGACAGGCGAAAAATAAATATTGTTCCTGACATTGCACGAATCACTCAGTTAATCACTCCTTATTATCGAGATTTTCAGAATAATACCGATCAGCTGTTTGCTTCTTTTTCATCTGAAGAATTAAAAACTTTAGAAAAATATTTTCAAAATGCCATGGAAATCATGAACAACAAAATTGAAACAATCAACCAATAG
- the arr gene encoding NAD(+)--rifampin ADP-ribosyltransferase: MENNKNEPFTSDVLDNGPFYHGTKADLQIGDLLTAGFGSNYYPEIIMNHIYFTALRNGAGLAAALAQGDGQERIYIVEPTGAFENDPNVTDKKFPGNPTRSYRSKEPLKIVGELTDWIKLTDEELQRWRENIVKIRENPNAEIIN; this comes from the coding sequence ATGGAAAATAACAAAAATGAACCGTTTACTAGTGATGTTTTAGACAATGGACCATTTTATCACGGAACGAAGGCAGATCTACAGATCGGAGATTTGCTGACTGCCGGATTCGGATCCAATTATTATCCTGAAATAATCATGAACCACATCTATTTTACCGCTTTAAGAAATGGCGCCGGACTTGCTGCTGCTTTGGCACAGGGTGATGGTCAGGAGCGCATATACATTGTAGAACCTACAGGAGCTTTTGAAAATGATCCTAATGTAACAGACAAAAAATTCCCTGGAAATCCTACCCGATCTTATCGCAGTAAAGAACCTTTAAAAATTGTAGGCGAATTGACAGACTGGATCAAACTGACAGATGAAGAGCTCCAAAGATGGCGGGAAAATATCGTGAAGATACGAGAGAACCCTAATGCTGAAATTATAAATTAA
- a CDS encoding winged helix-turn-helix transcriptional regulator, with the protein MDKHRSDCPISCSLDVFGDKWSLLIIRDIMLRGKMSYSEFLNSEERIASNILVNRLGILESEKILLKEVSPLNKSKFIYSLTKKGVDLLPIVIEIMDWGAKYNANCPRKELGKKIKKDKAGAIQELTKVLKAKVK; encoded by the coding sequence ATGGATAAACATAGGTCGGATTGCCCAATTAGTTGTTCTCTTGATGTTTTCGGAGATAAATGGTCACTTTTAATAATTAGAGATATTATGCTGAGAGGTAAAATGTCTTACAGTGAATTTTTAAATTCAGAAGAGCGGATTGCATCCAATATACTTGTTAACAGGCTGGGGATTCTGGAGTCTGAGAAAATTTTGCTTAAAGAAGTATCACCACTTAACAAGTCAAAATTTATATATAGCTTAACAAAGAAGGGAGTTGATCTGCTGCCTATTGTCATTGAGATAATGGATTGGGGGGCAAAGTACAATGCTAATTGTCCACGGAAAGAATTGGGGAAAAAAATCAAAAAAGACAAAGCCGGAGCTATTCAGGAGTTGACCAAGGTATTAAAAGCGAAGGTCAAATAG
- a CDS encoding VOC family protein, with the protein MKATLGTIILYVRNVELLKNFYVDNFNLKVTEEDPIWVLLNAGAINIGFHKIGEQFLKEIDEDYKFDNNTKLVFEIDLDIESTRSEFISKNILMREIKTFENYDFWLCDGTDPEGNVFQLKSRKQ; encoded by the coding sequence ATGAAGGCAACATTGGGCACGATAATATTGTATGTTAGAAACGTTGAATTACTTAAAAACTTTTATGTTGACAACTTTAACCTGAAAGTGACTGAAGAAGATCCTATCTGGGTATTGCTGAATGCGGGAGCAATCAATATTGGCTTTCATAAAATTGGAGAGCAATTTCTTAAAGAAATAGATGAAGATTACAAGTTCGACAACAACACCAAATTAGTTTTTGAAATCGATCTTGATATAGAATCGACAAGGAGCGAATTTATATCAAAAAATATTCTGATGCGGGAAATCAAAACATTTGAGAATTATGATTTCTGGTTATGTGATGGAACAGATCCTGAAGGAAATGTCTTTCAGCTAAAGAGTAGAAAACAATAA
- a CDS encoding nuclear transport factor 2 family protein has translation MENQATTRQLLEIYYKGFAEKANWESMIADDFEYIGGDMNNTTPIVGKQAYIEIIKRFSQRFEAMSVKEMIIEGDKASVIGNYDFQFPNGFKINGNVSENWTVKNGKLQSLTLYFDTLTFMANLKP, from the coding sequence ATGGAAAATCAAGCAACAACAAGACAACTTCTTGAAATTTACTACAAAGGTTTTGCTGAAAAAGCAAACTGGGAAAGCATGATAGCCGATGACTTTGAATATATTGGCGGTGATATGAACAACACAACCCCTATCGTTGGAAAGCAAGCCTATATTGAAATCATAAAGCGATTTTCTCAGCGCTTTGAAGCAATGAGCGTAAAGGAAATGATAATTGAGGGGGATAAAGCAAGTGTTATTGGTAACTATGACTTTCAGTTCCCAAATGGTTTTAAAATTAATGGGAATGTCTCAGAAAATTGGACCGTAAAAAATGGCAAACTGCAATCTTTAACCCTTTATTTTGACACCCTGACTTTTATGGCCAATCTGAAACCATAA